The stretch of DNA gggccgtaCGTATTAGCGCACGTCgatcttgataaatcagggccgtaCGGTATTAGCGCACGCTGATCTTGATAAACCAGGGCCGTACGGTTTTAGCGCACGTTGATCTTGATAACTCAGGGCTGTACGGTTTTAGCGCACGTTGATCTTGATAACTCAGGGCTGTACGGTTTTAGCGCACGCTGATCTTAATAAATCAGGGCTGTACGGTTTTAGCGCACGCTGATCTTAATAAATCAGGGCTGTACGGTTTTAGCGCACGCTGATCTTAATAAATCAAGGCCGTACGGTTTTAGTGCACGCTGATCtagataaatcagggccatacgGTATTAGCGCACGCTgatcttgataaatcagggccgtaCGTATTAGCGCACGTCgatcttgataaatcagggccgtaCGGTATTAGCGCACGCTGATCTTGATAAACCAGGGCCGTACGGTTTTAGCGCACGTTGATCTTGATAACTCAGGGCTGTACGGTTTTAGCGCACGTTGATCTTGATAACTCAGGGCTGTACGGTTTTAGCGCACGCTGATCTTAATAAATCAGGGCTGTACGGTTTTAGCGCACGCTGATCTTAATAAATCAAGGCCGTACGGttttagtgcacactgatctagataaatcagggccatacgGTATTAGCGCACGCTGATCTAGATAAATCAGGGCCGTACGGTATTAGCGCACGTCgatcttgataaatcagggccatacgGCATTAGCGCATGTTgatcttgataaatcagggccgtaCGGTATTAGCACACGCTGATCTTGATAAACCAGGGCCGTACGGTTTTAGCGCACGTTGATCTTGATAACTCAGGGCTGTACGGTTTTAGCGCACGTTGATCTTGATAACTCAGGGCTGTACGGTTTTAGCGCACGCTGATCTTAATAAATCAGGGCTGTACGGTTTTAGCGCACGCTGATCTTAATAAATCAAGGCATACGGTATTAGCGCACGCTGATCtagataaatcagggccatacgGTATTAGCGCACGCTgatcttgataaatcagggccgtaCGGTATTAGCGCACGTCgatcttgataaatcagggccatacgGCATTAGCGCATGTTgatcttgataaatcagggccgtaCAATATTAGCACACGCTGATCTTGATAAACCAGGGCCGTACGGTTTTAGCGCACGTTGATCTTGATAAACCAGGGCCGTACGGTTTTAGCGCACGTTgatcttgataaatcagggccgtaCGGTTTTAGCGCACGCTGATCTTGATAACTCAGGGCCGTACGGTTTTAGCGCACGCTgatcttgataaatcagggccgtaGAGTCTATACCCCCTTAACCCTGAATCTGCCTGCAGCGCATTGTCCGGCACTCACGTAGACGAGGAACTTGAGCTTGCGCTTAAGGTTCTTGTACTTCCTCTTGTAATCGACCTCCCCGTCAGCCTCGCCATTCATCCTCACTGCAGAACAGAAGGAAACAGTCAGTAAGGCGATATCAAACCTAACAAGCCATGGATTTAAAGGGCCGGTTTCCTGTAATAGACTCCAGGGGATATAAACCCTTGTCGTATCAAGGATTGCGAAGAAAACTAATATGGCTGCCATTCCAGCTCCCAGGGACTATACTCCTGGACCTCTGAAGTATACTGGGGCAGGCCTTACACGCAGGGGTCTGGGGAAGCCGGGTGACAACCCCTCATCAGTTTCCTCACCTCCCAGGGCAGCCATCTACAGCCTCTGCCTCTCCAGGTGAggataaactacaactcccagcatgcctcgtGAGCAGCCAATCAGATCCCCGCTCTAATGTCTCAGAGGcgcattggaaaatgaaagcagagacccgattggttgctatgggtaaccgcgCCACTTCTCCCACTGAGCACTCAGCTAACCATGTGACAGGGAGGCATGCTGGGACTTATGGCCCCTCGGACTGTACAgtaataattactcttaccgctCCGCTTCCAGGACGACAATCCCCGCCCACATCCCTGTGGTAACGTGACGTCACTTCCTGAGAAGCAGCCCGTAGATATGATTGGAACGAGTTCTAAACTCCGGTAAAATGGCGGCCTCTACACAACCAAATGGGCGGGGGTTGAATGTCATCCAATCAGGATCTCCGAGTTCTGCTTCCTCTTACCGCCTACCAATCAGCAGTCAACAGGAGGTTCCGGACCAATGAGAGGCTGGTGGGCGGAGCCTCTACCACGGAGGCGTTGGTTTAaacatggcgggagctgtggagCGGGAGATGCGGCTCTTCACCCGGGGGCTTTTCGAGCAGACCTCGGATCTCAGGTGAGGAGACCGAGTGACTGTCACGTGACGTCATCGACTTGTGATGGGGCCTATGACGTCATAATAAAGCGGCACTGCGCCAGTGACGTTTCTGTTCGCCTGGTATACGCGGCACCCTGTGGCGTGACTGTATGTGGTGAGTCGTATGACGTCATAGCCCATGTACTacatacagtgacgtcacaggctcTGGTATGACGTCATAGCCCACctgatatacagtgacatcatAGTTTGTACtggagtgtgtgtgatgtcatggCGTGGACCGGTCACGTGACCTGTCGCACTCTCGCCCGCAGCGTCCTGTCGCAGTCCACGGTGCGCGCCAAGTTCCTGGCTCACTGCGGCCGATCAGCGCTGAGCCCCCCGGAGCGCCAGATCCTGAAGAAGATCGTGGAGGAGGAGCTACTGAGGATGCAGGtgaagggggcggggcctctgggGGACCATCCTGctagcagctttggatgtgactggagtgtaGGGCTTCGTGACTTCTCCTTTAAGAGGCGCCCccattttttaaccctttcctcacaGGAAGAAGCCAGCGACGACGAGCCGCTGATTATGAAGGTGCAGAAGAGGGGGCGCACCGACGGGGAGGAGGGGGAGCCCCCGGGGAAGAGGCGCAAGAGGCCGGACGGTAGGAGACCTCACCCTGCACACAGCTGAGGGGGCGTTACAGTGCCGAGCTCGGAGGATTGGGACGCTGCTCACATTgtgacaaaccctcagctgtgagacgcTTTGGCACAGACCCACAGTCAATAAAAAGCACATGGGACGTGAGGGGTTAACGCGGGATTATTCCTCTGTTGCTCCGCCTGGCCTTATTGCAGCTTGGAGGCGGGGCATCCGTCTCACTGGGCCCCTCCCACAGCGCGGCGGTTAGTTGTCCCCGTGTCCGATTTTACTGTCTCTTCCAGACGAGTCCGAGGAGGATTCTGGGATCGAGCGGCGAgacatcaagagactgtcagcaaGTTCCCCCGAGTCTCCAGCAAAAACGGAAGAGACGGCCGCCTTTAAGAGGAGGGTAAAGACAACGCCTAAGAGAGGCAAAGAGACCGTCCGAGAGAGCGCAGAGGAAGATGCAGATGATATTGGAGACGAGAGGAAAGCAACTGCCAGAAGGCAAAAGAGCGTCTCCGAGTCCAGCAGTGACAGCGAGATGGAGGTGACAGCCGTGAGACCGCAGGACTCTGACAGCGAGGAGCCCACTAAGAAAGAGAGCGCGCGTGACAGCGAGAACAGAAAAAAGAAAGCCAGGGCAGCGAAGAGCGCTCCGAAAAATGAGACAGACAGTGAGAGTGATTGGGAAGAATTAGAGCGCAAGAAAAAGGCAGGAAAAGGGAAAAGAGCTGCAAAACCTGAGAGCGGGCCTCGGGTCAAGGGAAAGAGAGCGCAAGTGAAAGAGAGCGCAGGAAAGAGAGCGACTAAGAAATCTACTAAGAAAGACAGTGAGGAGGAAGAGAGCGCAGGAAAGAGAGCGACTAAGAAATCTACTAAGAGAGACAGCGACAGTGAGGAGGAAGAGAGCGCAGGAAAGAGAGCGACTAAGAAATCTACTAAGAGAGACAGCGACAGTGAGGAGGAAGAGAGCGCAGGAAAGAGAGCGACTAAGAAATCTACTAAGAGAGACAGCGACAGTGAAGAGGAAGAGAGTGCAGGAAAGAGAGCGACTAAGAAATCTACTGAGGAAGAGAGCGCAGGAAAGAGAGCGACTAAGAAATCTACTAAGAGAGACAGCGACAGTGAGGAGGAAGAGAGTGCAGGAAAGAGAGCGACTAAGAAATCTACTGAGGAAGAGAGCGCAGGAAAGAGAGCGACTAAGAAATCTACTAAGAGAGACAGCGACAGTGAAGAGGAAGAGAGCGCAGGAAAGAGAGCGACTAAGAAATCTACTGAGGAAGAGAGCGCAGGAAAGAGAGCGACTAAGAAATCTACTGAGGAAGAGAGCGCAGGAAAGAGAGGGACTAAGAAATCTACTAAGAAAGACAGCGACAGTGAGGAGGAAGAGAGCGCAGGAAAGAGAGCGACTAAGAAATCTACTAAGAGAGACAGCGACAGTGAGGAGGAAGAGAGTGCAGGAAAGAGAGCTGCTGATAGTGAGGAGAGTTCAGCATCAAATAGAGACGGAGATAGTGAGGAGGAGAGTGCAGGGAAGAGAGTGTCAACGAAAAAGGCTCCGAAGAAAGACAGTGATAGTGAGGAAGAGAGTGCAGGGAAGAGAGTGTCAAAGAAGGATAGCGAAGAAGAAAAGAGACATGCTAGTAAAAAGACATCAAAGAGTGACAGCGAGAGTGACCTGAATACAGACAGTGATGAGGAGACGGCAAAGAAGCCCAAGATGGCAGCCAATAAAGGTAAAGAGACGGGCGGGAAGGGCAAAAAGAGCGCCAAGGAGGAgagcgactcccaggacagcgacGAGGAAGGAGCCAAGAAGAAGGATGGAGAGAGCGACGACTCCGAGCCCAGCACCAAAGGGAAGAGCAGCGCCCAGCAGGTGAGTCCGGGGGAGGGGAGCGGCGGAGGAAGGCGGGGGTCCGACATGTCTGTCTCTTCTCAGAGCACCTCCAAGATGGAGCACCCCTCCATCCTCCGCCTCAAGAAGTACATCCTGACCTGTGGCGCCCGCAGGAACTACAAGAAGCTGCTGCAGGACTGCCGCTCTGTGAAGTCCATGGCAGAGGTCCTGAAGAAGGAGCTGGAGGACTTGGGGGTGAAAGGTGAGCGATGGGGTCATGGCGGTGGGGGCGGGGCCGAGGGCAGCCTGTGTGATGACCAGGAGCCTGATCTCGCCATGCAGGGAAGCCGTCTCTGGAGAAATGCCGAGTGGTGCGGCTGAAGAGGGAGGAGGCGGCAGAGCTGGCGGAACTGGACACCAGCAACATCATCGCGACCGCCGGTGAGACCACTGCTGCCAGTCATAGAACACTTAGGCCCctctcacacgggcgagatttccgcttcGGATTAAAcgcgttgcacccgcactgaataccgacccattcatttctatggggctgtgcacacgagcggtgattttcacgcatcacttgtgcgttgcgtgaaaatcgcagcatgctcctctttgtgcgtttttcacgtaacgcaggccccatagaaatgaatggggctgcgtgaaaatcgcaagcaagtgcggatgcggtgcgattttcacgcacggttgctaggtgacgatcgggatggagacccgatcattattattttcccttataacatggttataagggaaaataatagcattctgaatacagagtgcatagtaaaacagcgctggaggggttaaaaaaatataatttaactcaccttagtccacttgatcgcggcccggcatctcttctgtctcctttgctgaacaggacctttggtgacgttgctgaacaggacctttggtgacgttgctgaacaggacctttggtgacatcactccggtcatcacatgatcttttaccatggtgacggatcatgtgatgactggagggacgtcaccaaaggtcctgttgctgcacagagatcagtgaagacagaaggagatgccgggcatcgcgatcaagtggactaaggcgagttaaatttattttatttattattttttttaacccctccagcgctgttttactatgcactcTGTATTCAGAGtgcaaccatgttataaggggaaataatacaatctacagaacaccgatcccttctgtgaagaagttcgggtttgggtaccaaatacgcgcgatttttctcacgcgagtgcaaaacgcattacaatgttttgcactcgtgcggaaaaatcgcaggtgttcccgcaacgcacccgcacatttttcgtgaaagagaccttaaaggggttctgcactttcatttaactgatgatctatcctctggatagatcatcagcttctgatcggcaggggtccgacacctgggacccctgccgatcagctgtttgagaaggcagcggcgctccagcagcgccgcggccttctcactgtttaccgccggcccagtgacgtcacgactagtatcaactagcgtgggcggggctatgcTGTACTGGTGAACTCCATCTAttgctgccctctagtggtggctgtataatctgtatgtagtgagctccctctagtggtggctgtataatctgtatgtagtgagctccctctagtggtggctgtataatctgtatgtagtgagctccctctagtggtggctgtataatctgtatatagtgagctccccctagtggtggctgtataatctgtatatagtgagctccccctagtggtggctgtataatctgtatgtagtgagctccctctagtggtgactgtataatctgtatgtagtgagctccctctagtggtgactgtataatctgtaggcactgagctccctctagtggtgactgtatgatCTGTAGGCAGTGAGCtcaccctagtggtggctgcagatttggagctctgtgtcATATAAATGTTCTGCTGACTATATACTATGAAATGAATGGCTGTTTTCACGActtgtactccagtcacatccagagctgcgttcactcTTCTGTTGGTTTCTTGTCCTTTGCGCGTTCATTATCTTTACACAGTTGCATTGTGGGAGATCATGTTTGCACCATACACTGCCATCTCATGACAGCCCCTATCTCCTGCAGGACGACCTCGACGCTGTAACACCCGGACCCCCTATCGGCCATCCCCAACCCGTGAAGCCTCCCCCTACCGGAAAACTATGGGATCTGACTCTGAAGGGGAAGAAGGTCCCCCCCGTAAAAAGAGACCAATGGACTGGTCCAGCTTGAAGGGGATCATCAGTGATGATGGGGAAAGTGATTGAAGGGTTAATCCATCCGATCTCTTGTACATAAAACTGGAGGCGTCTGCGTCCTGTGCCGCGAAAACCATCCCCGGCCGCCCATCAAATAACCAGCTGAGCGTGCTGGGACAAACCACCGATCTGAACTATTAACTCACTAGTGGTTGCTGATGGCAGCGAGGTGCGGGGTTCTCTGTGCCTCATGCACCGCACGCCACTGGTCACTTAAGGTGACTTACAACACCCCCCATCATGCCCCGAGAGCTGAAGGCTACcagtgtatgctgggagttgtagtcaaatcctgaccccccccccccccccgcactgtcacatggtctgttctgTTTGTCgccatgtttgttttttttaatctggttcgtgttttttgtaaataaacaatttttcttGTAGATTTTTGTTAAAATTACTTTATTTAGAAATATACACTATCGCCCCGAAAATAAGGTTGCTATAGGGAAGGGGCTGCGCCCCGCAATCTGTGCCAGTAAGCGGACGCGCGCACCGCCCTTCATACAATAACATCTACTGTATCTGGTGGCGCGCAGATTCCAGTCACTccatgcttgctgtcagtgaacggaAACACTGGCCCACGTTTACTAAGCTGTTTAGACCAGTTTTGGGTGGAATCTACTGAATTCGGGACCAGCAAATCTGAAGAGGgggtgtgcgccccccccacaaGGGGATATGGTTTtaagccaaatttattaagaacgTGAAAGTGGCGCAGATCTACGGCAGGCGCCGACTTCATCTCGCTGGCCATGCTTTACACCCAATACTTCTCACAATTGTCTCCGAACATTCACTGTAACAATGTTTCCGTTCACTGACCACAAACAGAGATCTTGATAAGTCTATCAGAAAGTGCCAGAACTTTACGTACAGAAGACTGGAGTGGCCCTTTAAGGGGGAGGGGTTTCAAAGTGTCCACTGTGTCTTGGGGGGCCGGATACGTTGTAGCGCCAGCGATTGTCCTTTAACCCTTGCAGTGTCTTTATCTGAAGCCCCAGACGGGGATCAGGTTGCGGGTCTCCCTCTCGTATATGTCTGGGATGAGTCCGAGCGGGGACGGCACCAGCCTCACCGTGTTTTTGCCGAAGAGCTTCTTCTCGTACTGAATCAGCTGCTGCCAGAAGCCGGCGTTGGGCCGGACCACCGGTCTCCTGGTCTTCACCCACTGGTGGGCGTCCAGCAAGGACAGGCGGTGGTACTTCATCAGGTAGGCGATGCAGAGCGTGGCCGAGCGGCTGACCCCCGCCACACAGTGGACCAGTGTCCTGCCGTTCCTTTTCCCGTTCTGGTGGATGCGGTCGGCCACGGAATCAAAGTAAAGGGCGAGGGGGGCGTGCGGTAAGTCGGGCACGGGCACTTTGACATAGTCTACATCCGGCCAGTTGGAGTTGGGGATCTCCAGGGTGGCGTTGACGATGCAGGTGACGTTGCGGGCGTAGACTAGGTGGCGGCTGCCCGCCGCATTCCCGCTGGAGAGGTAGAGGCATGGGCTGATCTGCGCTATGCTGCCCAGGCTGGAGGCTCCGCCCACCGCCGCGGGTTTAGTGGAGAGAGTCGGGGGTGGGGGCGGTGAGCGGCGTAGAAGCCGGTGACTGCGGAAATTCATGGTCGGCAGCTGCAGGGGCATGTAGAGCGGCTCCTTGTAGGGTGGGGGGCGGAAGGGGCCCCGCGGATCTTCTGACGCTTCTCAATCACTTCCCACGACCTGCGGCGAGAAAACCAAAGCTAAAAAACACGGAACAATCAAAGTGCCAATCGCCATAACTGCGGGAAGACACGCGGGCGCCGCACAGGACCAGTCCGATAATCCGGCACCAGACCTTCATACGGAAGCATGAACGGCACCTCAGCTGCAAGAGTCATCGAGCGGGGGAGGGGCAGCTGTGACTGGGCCCCGTGCCATGTGTGCAGGTTCAGGAGGGGGCAATAAGGGGCACTGTGTAGTCATCAGTCAGGGGGTGACGCCAATGTGAATCATCCTCAATGTGACATGGATGGCGCCACAGGACTGAGTGTACGGGACCCATGAGCAGGTGACACCAACAGGCGGTGTGTATAGATGGCAGTGgtggtgcccggctgtgtgtatAGATGGCAGTGGTGGTGCCCAGCTGTGTGTATAGGTGACAGTgccaggctgtgtgtataggtGACAGTGGTGGTGCTGGGTGTATAGGTGGCAGTGcccagctgtgtgtatagatggcAGTGgtggtgcccggctgtgtgtatAGGTGACAGTGCCCGGCTGTGTGTATAGGTGGTGGTGCTGGGTGTATAGGTGGCAGTGGTGGTGCCCAGCTGTGTGTATAGGTGACAGTGGTGGTGCCCAGCTGTGTGTATAGGTGGCAGTGCCCAGCTGTGTGTATAGGTGGCAGTGTCCGGCTGTGTGTATAGGTGGCAGTGTCCGGCTGTGTGTATAGGTGGCAGTGTCCGGCTGTGTGTATATTTGGCAGTAatggtgcccggctgtgtgtatAGGTGGCAGTGCTGGGTGTATAGGTGGCAGTGGTGGTGCCCAGCTGTGTGTATAGGTGACAGTGCCCGGCTGTGTGTATAGGTGGCAGTGGTGGTGCTGGGTGTATAGGTGGCAGTGGTGGTGCCCAGCTGTGTGTATAGGTGACAGTGCCCAGATGTGTGTATAGGTGGCAGTGgtggtgcccggctgtgtgtatAGGTGGCAGTAATGGTGCCCAGCTGTGTGTATAGGTGGCAGTGCCCAGCTGTGTGTATAGGTGGCAGTGCCCAGCTGTGTGTATAGGTGGCAGTGTCCGGCTGTGTGTATAGGTGGCAGTGgtggtgcccggctgtgtgtatAGGTGGCAGTAATGGTGCCCAGCTGTGTGTATAGGTGGCAGTGCCCAGCTGTGTGTATAGGTGGCAGTGgtggtgcccggctgtgtgtatAGGTGGCAGTAATGGTGCCCAGCTGTGTGTATAGGTGGCAGTAATGGTGCCCAGCTGTGTGTATAGGTGGCAGTGGTGGTGCTGGGTGTATAGGTGGCAGTGGTGGTGCCCAGCTGTGTGTATAGGTGGCAGTGGTGGTGCTGGGTGTATAGGTGGCAGTGgtggtgcccggctgtgtgtatAGGTGGCAGTAATGGTGCCCAGCTGTGTGTATAGGTGACAGTGCCCGGCTGTGTGTATAGGTGGCAGTGgtggtgcccggctgtgtgtatAGGTGGCAGTGGTGGTGCTGGGTGTATAGGTGGCAGTGGTGGTGCCCAGCTGTGTGTATAGGTGGCAGTGGTGGTGCTGGGTGTATAGGTGGCAGTGgtggtgcccggctgtgtgtatAGGTGGCAGTAATGGTGCCCAGCTGTGTGTATAGGTGACAGTGCCCGGCTGTGTGTATAGGTGGCAGTGgtggtgcccggctgtgtgtatAGGTGGCAGTGGTGGTGCTGGGTGTATAGGTGGCAGTGGTGGTGCCCAGCTGTGTGTATAGGTGGCAGTGgtggtgcccggctgtgtgtatAGGTGGCAGTAATGGTGCCCAGCTGTGTGTATAGGTGGCAGTGGTGGTGCTGGGTGTATAGGTGGCAGTGGTGGTGCCCAGCTGTGTGTATAGGTGGCAGTGGTGGTGCTGGGTGTATAGGTGGCAGTGCCCAGCTGTGTGTATAGGTGGCAGTGGTGGTGCCCAGCTGTGTGTATAGGTGACAGTGCCCGGCTGTGTGTATAGGTGGCAGTGgtggtgcccggctgtgtgtatAGGTGGCAGTGGTGGTGCTGGGTGTATATGTGGCAGTGGTGGTGCCCAGCTGTGTGTATAGGTGGCAGTGgtggtgcccggctgtgtgtatAGGTGCCAGTAATGGTGCCCAGCTGTGTGTATAGGTGGCAGTGGTGGTGCTGGGTGTATAGGTGGCAGTGGTGGTGCCCAGCTGTGTGTATAGGTGGCAGTGGTGGTGCTGGGTGTATAGGTGGCAGTGCCCAGCTGTGTGTATAGGTGGCAGTGGTGGTGCCCAGCTGTGTGTATAGGTGACAGTGCCCGGCTGTGTGTATAGGTGACAGTGCCCGGCTGTGTGTATAGGTGACAGTGCCCGGCTGTGTGTATAGGTGGCAGTGCCCGGCTGTGTGTATAGGTGGCAGTGgtggtgcccggctgtgtgtatAGGTGGCAGTGgtggtgcccggctgtgtgtatAGGTGGCAGTAATGGTGCCCAGCTGTGTGTATAGGTGGCAGTGGTGGTGCTGGGTGTATAGGTGGCAGTGGTGGTGCCCAGCTGTGTGTATAGGTGGCAGTGGTGGTGCTGGGTGTATAGGTGGCAGTGGTGCCCGGCTGGGTGTATAGGTGGCAGTGGTGGTGCCCAGCTGTGTGTATAGGTGGCAGTGgtggtgcccggctgtgtgtatAGGTGGCAGTGGTGGTGCTGGGTGTATAGGTGGCAGTGCCCAGCTGTGTGTATAGGTGGCAGTGGTGGTGCCCAGCTGTGTGTATAGGTGGCAGTGGTGGTGCTGGGTGTATAGGTGGCAGTGCCCAGCTGTGTGTATAGGTGGCAGTGgtggtgcccggctgtgtgtatAGGTGACAGTGCCCGGCTGTGTGTATAGGTGACAGTGCCCGGCTGTGTGTATAGGTGACAGTGCCCGGCTGTGTGTATAGGTGGCAGTGgtggtgcccggctgtgtgtatAGGTGGCAGTGgtggtgcccggctgtgtgtatAGGTGCCAGTAATGGTGCCCAGCTGTGTGTATAGGTGGCAGTGGTGGTGCTGGGTGTATAGGTGGCAGTGGTGGTGCCCAGCTGTGTGTATAGGTGGCAGTGGTGGTGCTGGGTGTATAGGTGGCAGTGGTGCCCGGCTGGGTGTATAGGTGGCAGTGGTGCCCGGCTGTATGTATAGGTGGCAGTAATGGTGCCCAGCTGGGTGTATAGGTGGCAGTAATGGTGCCCAGCTGTGTGTATAGGTGGAGAGTGGTGGTGCCCAGCTGGGTGTATAGGTGGCAGTGGTGGTGCCCAGCTGCGTGTATAGGTGGCAGTGCCCGGCTGGGTGTATAGGTGGCAGTGGTGGTTCCCGGCTAGGTGTTTGGGTGGCAGGGGGCAGTGGGCTGGGTACTCTGGCACTGGGTTGGGTACGGGGGCACTAGGCAGGTTACAGGGGGCAATGGGtttggtaggggggggggggagcgcagcACGCTCGGTACAGGGGGGATACGGGAAGGGGGCACTGGGCTGGGTACAGGGGGCGGCACGGCGGGCTCCCTGTCAGGGTCTTACCGCTCGGCGGCTCTGGGTTCAGTGCCGGCTCTGCAGAG from Bufo bufo chromosome 7, aBufBuf1.1, whole genome shotgun sequence encodes:
- the HIRIP3 gene encoding HIRA-interacting protein 3 isoform X5, with translation MAGAVEREMRLFTRGLFEQTSDLSVLSQSTVRAKFLAHCGRSALSPPERQILKKIVEEELLRMQEEASDDEPLIMKVQKRGRTDGEEGEPPGKRRKRPDDESEEDSGIERRDIKRLSASSPESPAKTEETAAFKRRVKTTPKRGKETVRESAEEDADDIGDERKATARRQKSVSESSSDSEMEVTAVRPQDSDSEEPTKKESARDSENRKKKARAAKSAPKNETDSEMKESAGKRATKKSTKKDSEEEESAGKRATKKSTKRDSDSEEEESAGKRATKKSTKRDSDSEEEESAGKRATKKSTKRDSDSEEEESAGKRATKKSTEEESAGKRATKKSTKRDSDSEEEESAGKRATKKSTEEESAGKRATKKSTKRDSDSEEEESAGKRATKSDSEEEESAGKRATKKSTKRDSDSEEEESAGKRAADSEESSASNRDGDSEEESAGKRVSTKKDSEEEKRHASKKTSKSDSESDLNTDSDEETAKKPKMAANKGKETGGKGKKSAKEESDSQDSDEEGAKKKDGESDDSEPSTKGKSSAQQSTSKMEHPSILRLKKYILTCGARRNYKKLLQDCRSVKSMAEVLKKELEDLGVKGKPSLEKCRVVRLKREEAAELAELDTSNIIATAGRPRRCNTRTPYRPSPTREASPYRKTMGSDSEGEEGPPRKKRPMDWSSLKGIISDDGESD
- the HIRIP3 gene encoding HIRA-interacting protein 3 isoform X4, producing MAGAVEREMRLFTRGLFEQTSDLSVLSQSTVRAKFLAHCGRSALSPPERQILKKIVEEELLRMQEEASDDEPLIMKVQKRGRTDGEEGEPPGKRRKRPDDESEEDSGIERRDIKRLSASSPESPAKTEETAAFKRRVKTTPKRGKETVRESAEEDADDIGDERKATARRQKSVSESSSDSEMEVTAVRPQDSDSEEPTKKESARDSENRKKKARAAKSAPKNETDSESDWEELERKKKAGKGKRAAKPESGPRVKGKRAQKDSEEEESAGKRATKKSTKRDSDSEEEESAGKRATKKSTKRDSDSEEEESAGKRATKKSTKRDSDSEEEESAGKRATKKSTEEESAGKRATKKSTKRDSDSEEEESAGKRATKKSTEEESAGKRATKKSTKRDSDSEEEESAGKRATKSDSEEEESAGKRATKKSTKRDSDSEEEESAGKRAADSEESSASNRDGDSEEESAGKRVSTKKDSEEEKRHASKKTSKSDSESDLNTDSDEETAKKPKMAANKGKETGGKGKKSAKEESDSQDSDEEGAKKKDGESDDSEPSTKGKSSAQQSTSKMEHPSILRLKKYILTCGARRNYKKLLQDCRSVKSMAEVLKKELEDLGVKGKPSLEKCRVVRLKREEAAELAELDTSNIIATAGRPRRCNTRTPYRPSPTREASPYRKTMGSDSEGEEGPPRKKRPMDWSSLKGIISDDGESD
- the HIRIP3 gene encoding HIRA-interacting protein 3 isoform X3 — its product is MAGAVEREMRLFTRGLFEQTSDLSVLSQSTVRAKFLAHCGRSALSPPERQILKKIVEEELLRMQEEASDDEPLIMKVQKRGRTDGEEGEPPGKRRKRPDDESEEDSGIERRDIKRLSASSPESPAKTEETAAFKRRVKTTPKRGKETVRESAEEDADDIGDERKATARRQKSVSESSSDSEMEVTAVRPQDSDSEEPTKKESARDSENRKKKARAAKSAPKNETDSESDWEELERKKKAGKGKRAAKPESGPRVKGKRAQVKESAGKRATKKSTKKDSEEEESAGKRATKKSTKRDSDSEEEESAGKRATKKSTKRDSDSEEEESAGKRATKKSTKRDSDSEEEESAGKRATKKSTEEESAGKRATKKSTKRDSDSEEEESAGKRATKKSTKRDSDSEEEESAGKRATKSDSEEEESAGKRATKKSTKRDSDSEEEESAGKRAADSEESSASNRDGDSEEESAGKRVSTKKDSEEEKRHASKKTSKSDSESDLNTDSDEETAKKPKMAANKGKETGGKGKKSAKEESDSQDSDEEGAKKKDGESDDSEPSTKGKSSAQQSTSKMEHPSILRLKKYILTCGARRNYKKLLQDCRSVKSMAEVLKKELEDLGVKGKPSLEKCRVVRLKREEAAELAELDTSNIIATAGRPRRCNTRTPYRPSPTREASPYRKTMGSDSEGEEGPPRKKRPMDWSSLKGIISDDGESD
- the HIRIP3 gene encoding HIRA-interacting protein 3 isoform X1, coding for MAGAVEREMRLFTRGLFEQTSDLSVLSQSTVRAKFLAHCGRSALSPPERQILKKIVEEELLRMQEEASDDEPLIMKVQKRGRTDGEEGEPPGKRRKRPDDESEEDSGIERRDIKRLSASSPESPAKTEETAAFKRRVKTTPKRGKETVRESAEEDADDIGDERKATARRQKSVSESSSDSEMEVTAVRPQDSDSEEPTKKESARDSENRKKKARAAKSAPKNETDSESDWEELERKKKAGKGKRAAKPESGPRVKGKRAQVKESAGKRATKKSTKKDSEEEESAGKRATKKSTKRDSDSEEEESAGKRATKKSTKRDSDSEEEESAGKRATKKSTKRDSDSEEEESAGKRATKKSTEEESAGKRATKKSTKRDSDSEEEESAGKRATKKSTEEESAGKRATKKSTKRDSDSEEEESAGKRATKSDSEEEESAGKRATKKSTKRDSDSEEEESAGKRAADSEESSASNRDGDSEEESAGKRVSTKKDSEEEKRHASKKTSKSDSESDLNTDSDEETAKKPKMAANKGKETGGKGKKSAKEESDSQDSDEEGAKKKDGESDDSEPSTKGKSSAQQSTSKMEHPSILRLKKYILTCGARRNYKKLLQDCRSVKSMAEVLKKELEDLGVKGKPSLEKCRVVRLKREEAAELAELDTSNIIATAGRPRRCNTRTPYRPSPTREASPYRKTMGSDSEGEEGPPRKKRPMDWSSLKGIISDDGESD